A window from Rhizosphaericola mali encodes these proteins:
- a CDS encoding GAF domain-containing protein, which yields MPTNEQFISQLQQKEQQQEHLILLSEKLATARNRKDLWNVITAPLLAFFHAKFYTLCLINEDGKSHAPFLYSDEKNILQRTEESPIIHGGLPIDDGIFQEALKTKKPTIFHLRKVMKNTKVPPYVYHWYNNGIEEMMLVRIDIGQETRGMLYLYASKLNSFHKEQFEFLKSIANFIGICVSNILANEKIEIQLNAIQQLKKQLEKENIF from the coding sequence ATGCCTACCAACGAACAATTCATTTCTCAATTACAACAGAAAGAGCAGCAACAAGAACATTTAATTTTATTGAGTGAAAAATTGGCAACTGCACGCAATAGAAAAGATTTGTGGAATGTAATTACGGCTCCACTACTTGCCTTTTTCCATGCAAAATTTTACACGCTTTGTTTGATTAATGAAGACGGAAAATCTCATGCCCCATTTTTATATAGTGATGAAAAGAACATCCTACAACGGACGGAAGAAAGCCCGATAATACATGGGGGATTGCCCATTGATGATGGTATATTTCAAGAGGCATTAAAAACAAAAAAGCCAACCATCTTCCACCTTAGAAAAGTGATGAAAAATACGAAAGTACCTCCCTACGTATATCATTGGTATAACAATGGCATTGAAGAAATGATGTTGGTAAGAATCGATATCGGTCAAGAAACTCGTGGCATGCTTTACCTATATGCATCTAAATTAAATTCTTTCCATAAAGAGCAATTTGAATTTTTAAAAAGTATCGCCAATTTTATAGGCATTTGCGTGAGCAACATTTTGGCAAATGAGAAAATAGAAATTCAACTAAATGCGATTCAACAACTAAAAAAGCAACTAGAAAAAGAAAACATTTTCTAA
- a CDS encoding sigma-54 interaction domain-containing protein, whose protein sequence is MIGNSPEIQEVYQLISQVAKVDSTVLLLGETGTGKEVVANAIHNTSNRKDKLMVKVNCAALPESLIESELFGHEKGSFTGAIDRRIGKFELANNATIFLDEIGELPLQLQTKLLRVLQEKEIERIGGKKTIPVNVRIIAATNRNLEADVKAGKFRSDLYYRLHVFPIHLPSLQERREDIAALANYFLHKFSKLTGKKVEKFAPKAIKTLENYNWPGNIRELEHLIERTVLLSKDVVIQDIALPNSIQHKPENALALDQIVTLEAMEKQYILQIVNICKGKISGVGGAAEKLGIPSTTLISKMQKLGIKKKIFK, encoded by the coding sequence ATGATTGGCAATTCTCCCGAAATACAAGAAGTGTATCAATTGATTTCACAAGTTGCTAAAGTTGATAGTACCGTTTTACTTTTAGGAGAAACTGGAACGGGGAAAGAAGTAGTTGCCAACGCAATACATAACACCTCAAACAGAAAAGATAAATTAATGGTCAAGGTAAATTGTGCAGCATTGCCAGAATCATTGATTGAAAGTGAATTATTTGGACATGAAAAAGGCAGTTTCACTGGTGCAATAGACCGAAGAATTGGCAAATTTGAATTAGCCAACAACGCAACTATATTTCTGGATGAGATTGGAGAATTACCCTTGCAATTACAAACTAAACTATTGCGCGTATTACAAGAAAAAGAAATCGAACGCATTGGCGGTAAGAAAACAATTCCTGTAAATGTGCGTATCATCGCAGCCACAAATAGAAATCTGGAAGCAGATGTAAAAGCAGGAAAATTCCGGAGTGATTTATATTATCGACTACATGTGTTCCCAATTCATTTACCCTCGTTGCAAGAAAGGCGAGAAGATATTGCAGCACTTGCGAATTATTTTTTACATAAATTTTCAAAATTGACGGGCAAAAAAGTAGAAAAATTTGCACCCAAAGCCATTAAAACACTGGAAAATTACAATTGGCCAGGCAACATTCGGGAATTGGAACATCTAATCGAACGAACTGTCTTATTAAGTAAAGATGTAGTAATTCAAGATATTGCCCTGCCTAATAGTATTCAACATAAACCAGAGAATGCGCTTGCCCTAGACCAAATTGTGACATTAGAGGCGATGGAAAAACAATACATATTGCAAATAGTAAATATTTGTAAGGGAAAAATATCTGGTGTCGGTGGCGCCGCAGAGAAATTGGGGATACCCTCTACTACCCTTATTTCCAAAATGCAAAAACTCGGAATCAAGAAAAAAATATTTAAGTAG
- a CDS encoding TonB-dependent receptor: MKKSSLLLGSALLLACQYSFAQSENKITGNIQTESDKPLSLVNISIPSLKISVLADKNGNFSIPVNETSDKLTIIFSKQGFITQTIEWDPQKRNIHITLVAYDKLMEPVEVFGRPNHQPDKLDALTAMPLKANEQIQSVSVISNRLIREQDNQDISEALRNVAGVIEFSNFGGIGNSYTIRGIRGINTLLNGIQLDNDSRGHGVQPDMETVDNIQVLKGIYSMSQGLSNSLGSVGGVINAVTKTPNFTNAGSVGIRYSSWNNVRGVYDIEKTLSNKLAFRIDGAMQAGNGYRATTKNDRFVINPSFLWKIDDKTSLIGEFHYQHDSRTPDRGTINLAADSVNGLWNMPNNKFLGFSSDHNLTNSKFWGLRLTRNLNKNLDLKINYYGSTFNQDFNSAIAELDSSAFKATGERNVRYRYLNHVTENDKSTVINVALIGHDIYTGKIKHTFQAGYDFRQRSWYSQAFNSAPIDTINIYENYTNTLSNQNLTYTENKGRYYNRNYDDFGMYAQDMVFFNKYVRALLGVRYSHTSSVDNKINTYGSGHGINPLFGLFISPIEQLNFFGSYTSVSDISTAEYVDQNGNKLGNTVTQQYEFGLKSNYFHDRLRFNATYFIMNNNDFAYQLTNTSTGNVYYNQSGSLKRHGIETEITGHVLNNLEVLLGYTHVDAKYEGVKSYVDGSTPMGTAKNTANGWANYLVTKGALKGLTVRLGVYYVGSRPVDDFSKSTSVNVTTGGGEIQKITPGVRPFNLDAYTTVNAQLAYNYKQYTFRAILNNIGNTKGYIAYYPQAFLNPTDPRNFGLSVYYAF; encoded by the coding sequence ATGAAAAAGAGTAGCCTTTTGTTAGGTTCTGCGTTATTATTGGCCTGTCAATATAGTTTTGCACAAAGCGAAAATAAAATTACAGGAAATATACAAACTGAATCTGATAAACCTTTATCCTTAGTAAACATTTCCATACCAAGTTTAAAAATAAGCGTATTAGCCGACAAAAACGGAAATTTTTCTATTCCCGTAAATGAGACATCAGATAAATTAACTATAATTTTTTCAAAACAAGGATTTATTACCCAAACTATAGAATGGGATCCACAAAAAAGAAATATACATATTACGCTTGTTGCCTACGATAAATTAATGGAGCCCGTCGAAGTCTTTGGCCGCCCTAATCATCAACCAGACAAGTTAGATGCATTGACAGCGATGCCATTAAAAGCAAATGAGCAAATTCAAAGTGTCTCAGTGATTTCTAATAGATTAATAAGAGAACAAGATAATCAAGACATCAGTGAAGCGCTACGTAATGTGGCTGGCGTAATTGAATTTTCTAATTTTGGTGGCATCGGCAATTCGTATACGATCAGAGGCATTAGAGGTATCAATACCTTGTTAAATGGGATTCAATTAGATAATGATAGTAGAGGCCATGGCGTACAGCCGGATATGGAAACAGTAGATAATATTCAAGTATTGAAAGGGATTTACTCCATGTCTCAAGGTCTTAGTAATTCACTTGGTTCTGTAGGTGGAGTGATTAATGCAGTAACCAAAACACCAAATTTCACAAATGCAGGATCCGTAGGAATCAGATATTCTAGTTGGAATAATGTACGTGGAGTATATGATATAGAAAAAACATTAAGCAACAAACTGGCTTTTCGTATTGATGGAGCGATGCAAGCTGGGAATGGTTACAGAGCAACTACTAAAAATGATCGCTTTGTAATAAACCCATCGTTTTTATGGAAGATTGATGATAAAACTTCCTTAATTGGAGAATTTCATTACCAACATGACTCTCGAACACCAGATCGAGGCACAATCAATCTTGCAGCGGATAGTGTCAATGGATTATGGAATATGCCTAATAATAAATTCCTAGGATTCTCTTCAGATCATAACTTAACGAATAGTAAATTTTGGGGATTAAGATTGACAAGAAATTTAAATAAAAATTTAGATTTAAAAATTAACTATTATGGATCAACATTTAATCAAGATTTCAACTCCGCTATAGCAGAATTAGATAGTAGTGCATTTAAAGCTACAGGCGAAAGGAATGTACGCTATAGATATTTAAATCATGTAACGGAAAATGATAAAAGCACAGTTATTAATGTTGCATTGATTGGTCATGATATATATACAGGAAAAATAAAACACACATTTCAAGCTGGTTATGATTTCAGACAAAGATCTTGGTACTCACAAGCCTTCAATTCAGCACCTATAGATACTATTAATATATATGAAAACTATACCAATACATTGAGTAATCAAAACCTAACATATACCGAAAATAAAGGTCGATATTACAATCGAAACTACGATGATTTTGGAATGTATGCACAGGATATGGTATTTTTTAATAAGTATGTCAGAGCGCTATTAGGAGTAAGATATAGTCATACCTCTAGTGTAGATAACAAAATAAATACTTATGGATCTGGTCATGGTATAAATCCTTTATTCGGTTTATTCATTTCTCCTATAGAGCAATTGAATTTCTTTGGATCATATACCTCTGTTTCAGATATCTCAACTGCAGAATATGTTGATCAAAATGGAAATAAATTAGGTAATACAGTAACTCAACAATATGAATTCGGTCTAAAATCAAATTATTTTCATGATCGCTTGCGTTTCAATGCAACTTATTTTATAATGAATAATAATGATTTTGCCTACCAATTAACCAACACTAGTACAGGCAATGTATACTATAATCAAAGCGGTAGTTTAAAACGACATGGTATAGAAACAGAAATAACTGGTCATGTATTAAATAATCTAGAAGTATTACTCGGCTATACACATGTTGATGCCAAATATGAAGGGGTAAAATCCTATGTGGATGGTTCTACACCAATGGGTACTGCAAAAAATACAGCTAATGGATGGGCTAATTACCTCGTTACTAAAGGAGCATTAAAAGGCTTGACAGTTAGACTTGGCGTATATTATGTAGGTAGTAGACCTGTGGACGACTTCTCAAAATCTACAAGTGTAAATGTAACTACAGGCGGAGGCGAAATCCAAAAAATCACTCCTGGAGTTCGACCATTTAATTTAGATGCATATACTACTGTTAATGCACAATTGGCCTACAACTATAAGCAATATACATTCAGAGCTATCTTAAACAATATTGGTAATACTAAAGGATATATAGCCTACTATCCTCAAGCCTTCTTAAACCCAACAGATCCAAGAAACTTTGGATTGAGTGTGTATTATGCATTTTAA
- a CDS encoding alpha/beta hydrolase, translating into MKIIFTTLLSISTFIACKSSPNSTNTRDSTQLKENNNIVSQKDSGLTYLIQVPSIKADKFPIIILMHGFGSNEQDLFELKSVFPENFIVVSPRAPITLQDGAYEWYSNRDSAGVQIPNGEELSISETKVLDLIHNLENKYPIDTTKIYLGGFSQGANMSYALGLTDPNEIHGISIFSGKILSPVFKNIQKTVKLKDLKIFVGHGNADDRIPYEQAVKSVDYLKSKGIKVDFHTYNEMHHQISEQELKDFQNWLKTN; encoded by the coding sequence ATGAAAATAATATTTACTACACTCTTAAGTATTTCTACATTTATAGCTTGTAAATCAAGTCCCAATTCAACTAATACTCGTGATTCTACTCAACTAAAAGAAAATAACAATATCGTTTCACAAAAAGATTCGGGGCTCACATATTTAATACAAGTGCCAAGTATAAAGGCGGATAAATTTCCAATTATTATACTAATGCACGGCTTTGGAAGTAATGAACAAGATTTATTCGAATTGAAATCAGTATTTCCAGAGAATTTTATAGTTGTATCTCCAAGAGCTCCGATTACCTTACAAGATGGCGCATATGAATGGTATTCTAATAGAGATAGCGCAGGTGTACAAATACCCAACGGCGAGGAACTCAGCATAAGCGAGACTAAAGTCCTCGATTTAATACATAATCTAGAAAACAAATATCCTATTGATACAACTAAAATATATTTAGGTGGATTTAGTCAAGGCGCCAATATGAGTTATGCATTAGGATTAACAGATCCTAACGAAATTCATGGAATCTCTATTTTTAGTGGAAAAATATTAAGTCCTGTATTTAAAAATATACAAAAAACAGTAAAATTGAAAGATTTGAAAATATTTGTAGGCCACGGAAATGCTGACGACAGAATTCCTTATGAACAAGCAGTAAAAAGTGTAGATTATTTAAAATCGAAAGGGATTAAAGTAGACTTTCATACTTATAATGAAATGCACCATCAAATATCTGAACAAGAACTGAAAGATTTTCAAAATTGGCTCAAAACGAATTAA
- the nusG gene encoding transcription termination/antitermination protein NusG, protein MIDTDLQSEKNSLPVEDSKEPTIWYVLRVVSGKERKVKEYLDKDITRNGWNEVVKQLFLPMEKVYKVQNGKKIVREKNFYPGYIMMEVAKGKLSDAIISYISNTTNVMHFLTDGKGSKGNIVSLRRSEVNKMLGNVDEMNDQDVTMSEPFIVGETIKIIEGPFNDFNGVIEEVNDEKKRLKVTVKIFGRSTPVELNYVQVEKLI, encoded by the coding sequence ATGATAGATACAGATTTACAGTCAGAAAAGAACAGTTTACCAGTTGAAGATTCGAAAGAGCCTACAATATGGTACGTTTTGCGTGTAGTCAGCGGTAAAGAGAGAAAAGTAAAAGAATATTTAGATAAAGATATTACTCGTAACGGTTGGAATGAAGTGGTTAAGCAATTATTTCTTCCAATGGAAAAAGTCTATAAAGTACAAAATGGTAAAAAAATTGTACGTGAGAAGAACTTTTATCCTGGTTATATAATGATGGAGGTTGCGAAAGGTAAACTTTCAGATGCAATTATCTCCTATATTAGTAATACAACTAATGTGATGCATTTCCTTACAGATGGTAAAGGTAGTAAAGGAAATATTGTTTCTTTGCGTAGAAGTGAGGTAAACAAGATGTTAGGTAATGTAGACGAAATGAATGATCAGGATGTTACCATGAGCGAACCATTCATAGTTGGGGAAACTATTAAAATTATTGAAGGACCATTCAATGACTTTAATGGTGTAATTGAAGAGGTTAATGATGAAAAGAAACGTTTGAAAGTAACTGTAAAAATCTTTGGGCGTTCTACTCCTGTTGAATTAAACTATGTACAAGTTGAAAAGTTAATCTAA
- the secE gene encoding preprotein translocase subunit SecE: MNKVSTYLKESYDELLNKVTWPSWSELQQSTGIVLAATILITAMVWIMDFASSWILKFIYSFFK, translated from the coding sequence ATGAATAAAGTTTCTACATATCTTAAAGAGTCTTATGATGAGTTGTTGAATAAAGTAACTTGGCCTTCTTGGTCAGAGTTGCAACAATCAACTGGCATCGTATTGGCAGCTACTATCTTAATTACAGCAATGGTTTGGATTATGGACTTTGCTAGTAGTTGGATTTTGAAATTTATTTATTCATTCTTTAAATAA
- the tuf gene encoding elongation factor Tu, which produces MAKETFKRDKPHVNIGTIGHVDHGKTTLTAAITSILSQKGLAQARKYDDIDGAPEEKERGITINTAHVEYETANRHYAHVDCPGHADYVKNMITGAAQMDGAILVVASTDGPMPQTREHILLAKQVGVPRIVVFMNKVDLVDDPELLDLVEMEIRELLTSYGFDGDNTPIIRGSATGALAGEEKWVGAIDELMAAVDEYIPLPPRAVDLPFLMPVEDIFTITGRGTVATGRIERGIIKVGEPVEIVGLVEKPLQSTCTGVEMFKKLLDEGEAGDNAGILLRGIEKKDIKRGMVICKPKTITPHTEFKCEVYVLSKEEGGRHTPFFNKYRPQFYFRTTDVTGEVSLPEGTEMVMPGDNVTLTVKLITNIAMEKGLKFAIREGGRTVGAGQVTEIIK; this is translated from the coding sequence ATGGCAAAAGAGACCTTTAAGAGGGATAAACCCCATGTAAACATTGGTACTATTGGTCACGTTGACCATGGTAAAACTACTCTTACAGCAGCTATCACAAGTATCCTTTCTCAAAAAGGACTTGCTCAAGCACGTAAGTATGATGATATTGATGGTGCACCAGAAGAAAAAGAACGTGGTATCACTATCAACACTGCACACGTAGAATACGAAACAGCTAATCGTCACTATGCACACGTTGACTGTCCAGGTCACGCGGATTATGTTAAAAACATGATCACAGGGGCTGCGCAAATGGATGGAGCTATTCTTGTAGTCGCATCTACAGATGGTCCTATGCCTCAAACGCGTGAGCACATCTTGTTGGCTAAACAAGTAGGTGTACCTCGTATAGTTGTATTTATGAATAAAGTAGACTTAGTTGACGATCCTGAATTGTTAGACTTAGTTGAAATGGAAATCCGTGAATTATTAACTTCATACGGTTTCGACGGAGATAACACTCCAATCATCCGTGGATCTGCTACTGGCGCTTTAGCTGGTGAAGAAAAATGGGTTGGTGCTATCGATGAATTGATGGCAGCGGTTGATGAATATATCCCATTACCTCCAAGAGCTGTTGACTTACCTTTCTTGATGCCAGTTGAAGATATCTTCACTATCACAGGTCGTGGTACTGTTGCTACTGGTCGTATCGAAAGAGGTATAATCAAAGTTGGTGAACCAGTTGAAATCGTTGGATTGGTTGAAAAACCATTGCAATCTACTTGTACTGGTGTTGAAATGTTCAAAAAATTATTGGACGAAGGTGAAGCTGGTGATAACGCAGGTATCTTATTACGTGGTATTGAAAAGAAAGATATCAAACGTGGTATGGTAATCTGTAAACCTAAAACTATCACTCCACACACTGAATTCAAATGTGAAGTTTACGTGTTGAGTAAAGAAGAAGGTGGTCGTCATACTCCATTCTTTAACAAATACCGTCCTCAGTTCTATTTCCGTACTACAGACGTAACTGGTGAAGTAAGCTTACCAGAAGGTACTGAAATGGTTATGCCTGGTGATAATGTTACATTGACTGTTAAGTTGATCACTAACATCGCTATGGAAAAAGGTCTTAAATTCGCGATTCGTGAAGGTGGACGTACTGTAGGTGCTGGTCAAGTTACAGAAATCATCAAATAG
- a CDS encoding HPF/RaiA family ribosome-associated protein, whose translation MNVSIQTVRFSADSKLTDYVNKKLAKLNTFHDQIVKVEVYLKLDNVVHTLKDKIAEISVKVPKQNFFVKSSSKSFEESFDAAMESLINQIKRKKEKQAA comes from the coding sequence ATGAACGTAAGCATTCAAACTGTACGCTTCTCTGCAGATTCAAAATTGACAGATTATGTGAATAAGAAATTAGCAAAGTTGAATACTTTTCATGATCAAATTGTTAAGGTGGAAGTGTACTTGAAACTCGACAATGTGGTGCATACTTTGAAAGATAAAATTGCAGAAATTAGTGTGAAGGTTCCCAAACAGAATTTTTTTGTAAAATCTAGTTCCAAATCCTTCGAAGAGTCTTTCGATGCGGCGATGGAATCCCTCATAAATCAGATTAAAAGAAAAAAAGAAAAGCAAGCTGCATAA
- the recF gene encoding DNA replication/repair protein RecF (All proteins in this family for which functions are known are DNA-binding proteins that assist the filamentation of RecA onto DNA for the initiation of recombination or recombinational repair.), with amino-acid sequence MLGLSHIRLFQFRNYAQNNFDFKQRIVAITGKNGSGKTNLLDAIYMLCFTKSYFSKPDPLSVLKDHVGFRIDGNFQSKGDDWSISLILRENNKKELTVNKETYKKFSAHLGKFPCVMVAPDDIELIIGSSENRRKFLDTLLSQLDSDYLLYLIQYNQILTQRNSLLKSAPKGQSPDPQLLDTYDELLAPLGMKIFEIRKTFLEHFGKSVLTQYQILAESDDFVNVFYQSKLSEQDYLYILKETRQKDILLQRTTAGVHRDDLIFNMGEVLFKSQASQGQKKSLLFALKLAEFKELKSTHGAAPILLLDDIFEKLDAARMQNLLKNACIENEGNVFITDTHAERIDEAMIGLNIPYQLITL; translated from the coding sequence ATGTTAGGATTAAGTCATATAAGATTGTTTCAATTTAGAAATTATGCACAGAATAATTTTGATTTTAAACAGAGAATTGTCGCCATTACAGGTAAAAATGGAAGCGGAAAGACCAATTTATTAGATGCAATCTATATGCTTTGCTTTACCAAAAGTTATTTTTCCAAACCCGATCCATTAAGTGTTTTAAAAGATCATGTGGGTTTTCGCATTGATGGAAACTTTCAATCGAAGGGAGACGATTGGAGTATTTCGCTCATTTTAAGAGAAAATAATAAAAAAGAATTAACGGTAAATAAAGAAACGTACAAGAAATTTTCTGCGCACTTAGGCAAATTTCCTTGCGTTATGGTCGCGCCAGATGATATTGAATTGATTATCGGAAGTAGTGAAAATAGACGCAAATTTTTAGATACCTTATTATCCCAATTAGACAGCGATTATTTACTATATTTGATTCAATACAATCAAATCTTAACACAGCGCAATAGCTTGTTGAAATCTGCGCCCAAAGGTCAAAGTCCAGATCCTCAACTGTTGGATACCTATGATGAATTACTTGCACCATTGGGAATGAAAATTTTTGAAATTCGCAAGACATTTCTCGAACATTTTGGTAAAAGTGTTTTAACGCAGTATCAGATTTTGGCGGAAAGTGACGATTTTGTAAATGTTTTTTATCAATCAAAACTAAGTGAGCAAGACTACTTGTATATACTGAAAGAAACTAGACAAAAAGATATTTTGCTTCAAAGGACGACTGCAGGAGTTCATAGAGACGACTTGATTTTCAATATGGGAGAGGTCTTATTTAAGTCGCAAGCATCGCAAGGGCAAAAGAAGAGTCTGCTTTTTGCATTGAAATTAGCGGAGTTTAAAGAATTGAAATCCACGCATGGGGCTGCACCGATTTTACTTTTGGATGATATTTTCGAAAAATTGGATGCCGCAAGGATGCAAAATCTTTTGAAAAATGCATGCATTGAAAATGAAGGCAACGTATTTATCACAGATACCCACGCCGAAAGAATTGATGAGGCAATGATCGGTTTAAATATTCCATATCAATTGATTACATTGTAA
- the pdhA gene encoding pyruvate dehydrogenase (acetyl-transferring) E1 component subunit alpha yields MQLIRQFELKAEEMYKMAGKIRGFFHSYVGQEAIAAGCLSATQPDDPFITSYRDHGLGIAKGITPNAAMAELYGKATGCAKGKGGSMHFFSKENAFYGGHGIVGAQIGVGTGLAFAEQYKGTNNVVLCFFGDGAARQGILHESFNLAMLWNLPIVYICENNHYAMGTAVNRSSNVIDIYKLADAYEMPADQVNGMKPEDVHDAIARAVKRGREGDGPTLLEIKTYRYKGHSISDPSKYRTKEELDSYKSQDPILEVLTVLKEKNYATDEDIAAIDKKIEEVVAECVKFAEESPWPDDSEALKDVYVDQNYPFIQD; encoded by the coding sequence ATGCAATTGATTCGTCAGTTTGAATTAAAAGCAGAAGAAATGTATAAAATGGCAGGTAAGATTCGTGGATTTTTCCACTCTTACGTAGGTCAGGAAGCAATCGCAGCGGGATGCCTCTCTGCTACGCAACCTGATGATCCATTTATTACTAGTTATAGAGATCATGGTCTTGGCATCGCAAAAGGAATTACGCCTAACGCTGCTATGGCTGAATTATATGGTAAAGCTACCGGTTGTGCAAAAGGGAAAGGCGGCAGTATGCACTTTTTCAGTAAAGAAAATGCATTTTATGGTGGTCACGGTATCGTAGGCGCGCAGATCGGCGTAGGTACAGGTTTGGCATTCGCAGAACAATACAAAGGAACCAACAATGTTGTTTTATGTTTCTTTGGTGATGGTGCTGCTCGTCAAGGTATCTTACACGAAAGCTTTAACCTTGCCATGTTGTGGAATCTTCCAATTGTATATATCTGTGAAAACAATCACTATGCAATGGGTACCGCTGTAAACAGATCTTCTAATGTGATCGATATCTACAAATTAGCAGATGCTTATGAAATGCCTGCTGATCAAGTAAATGGTATGAAACCAGAAGACGTACACGATGCTATTGCAAGAGCGGTAAAAAGAGGAAGAGAAGGTGATGGTCCTACCCTTTTGGAAATCAAAACTTACCGTTATAAAGGTCACTCTATCTCTGATCCATCTAAATACAGAACAAAAGAAGAATTAGATTCTTACAAATCTCAAGATCCAATTTTAGAGGTATTGACGGTATTGAAAGAAAAAAATTATGCTACAGACGAAGATATTGCGGCAATTGATAAAAAAATTGAAGAAGTCGTAGCAGAATGTGTCAAATTCGCAGAAGAAAGCCCTTGGCCAGACGATAGCGAAGCATTGAAAGATGTATATGTAGATCAAAATTATCCTTTTATTCAAGATTAG
- a CDS encoding tetratricopeptide repeat protein, translated as MSETNVGKGVNWQKIQKPLISIFVIVVVVVGGWFLYQNWIVKPKEEKAQSAIAIAQQYFAIDSFQTALNGDGMNKGFLNIIKTYSGSKTANLAEYYAGVSYLQIGDYNNAVKYLGNFSTESKPVQMQALGALGDAYSELKQNDKAIDTYKKASSTFEDDAVNASEYLFRAALLSEVAGKNKEALELYKSLKEKFPNSPRGSQADKYIYRLSIEPNDLSVK; from the coding sequence ATGTCTGAAACAAACGTGGGTAAAGGAGTAAATTGGCAAAAAATACAAAAGCCTCTTATTTCTATTTTCGTCATCGTCGTGGTAGTTGTAGGCGGTTGGTTTCTTTACCAAAACTGGATTGTAAAACCAAAAGAAGAAAAAGCGCAAAGTGCCATTGCCATTGCTCAACAATATTTTGCTATTGATTCTTTTCAAACTGCATTGAATGGAGATGGAATGAATAAAGGATTTTTGAATATCATCAAAACGTATAGCGGTAGCAAAACTGCTAACCTTGCGGAATATTATGCAGGTGTTTCTTATTTGCAAATAGGTGATTATAATAATGCAGTTAAATATTTAGGTAATTTCTCTACGGAATCAAAACCTGTACAAATGCAAGCATTAGGAGCTCTAGGGGATGCGTATAGCGAATTGAAACAAAACGATAAAGCAATCGATACGTACAAAAAAGCTTCAAGTACATTTGAAGACGATGCTGTGAATGCCTCTGAATATTTGTTCAGAGCGGCGTTATTAAGCGAAGTCGCAGGAAAAAATAAAGAAGCATTAGAATTGTACAAATCTTTGAAAGAGAAATTTCCAAATTCTCCAAGAGGATCTCAAGCAGATAAATATATCTATCGTCTGAGCATCGAGCCCAACGATCTAAGTGTAAAATAA
- the ribH gene encoding 6,7-dimethyl-8-ribityllumazine synthase: MATQGNITLNEGIPTIKDAFVVIVKTDWNAKIVDELANGCEKVFQQNNVSYETITVPGAVELPFAVKAWDRGAKARKADAYIVFGTVIKGGTPHFEYVCKIVSEGVTQLNLELTVPTIFGVLTVNTEEQAIERIGGKEGHKGEEAGVTAIKMIDLNRKLGNK, from the coding sequence ATGGCCACACAAGGTAATATTACATTAAACGAAGGCATCCCAACTATAAAGGATGCCTTCGTGGTAATTGTAAAAACAGATTGGAATGCCAAAATCGTAGACGAATTGGCAAATGGTTGTGAAAAAGTATTTCAACAAAATAATGTTTCGTACGAAACGATCACCGTTCCTGGTGCAGTAGAACTCCCCTTTGCTGTAAAAGCTTGGGATAGAGGTGCAAAAGCGAGAAAAGCAGATGCTTATATTGTTTTTGGGACAGTTATTAAAGGAGGCACACCACATTTTGAATATGTATGTAAAATCGTAAGTGAAGGTGTAACCCAGTTAAATCTTGAATTAACAGTTCCAACAATTTTCGGGGTGCTTACTGTAAATACGGAGGAACAAGCAATCGAACGTATCGGAGGAAAAGAAGGTCACAAAGGAGAAGAAGCAGGCGTTACGGCGATCAAGATGATCGATTTGAATAGAAAATTAGGCAATAAATAA